Proteins from a genomic interval of Pseudomonas sp. RC10:
- a CDS encoding ABC transporter substrate-binding protein, producing MKSKKALLSTLLTAGLFASGASQAAGWCESGKPVKFAGLNWESAMLLTDVLQVVLNKGYGCETDSLPGNSITMENALSTNDIQIFAEEWVGRSEVWNKAEAAGKVVGVGAPVKGAVEGWYVPRYVIEGDAKRKQEAKAPDLKTIADLGRYAAVFKDAEEPDKGRFYNCPAGWTCELENSEMLKSYGLEGKYTNFRPGTGPALDAAILSSYKRGEPILAYYWSPTPLMGQVDMVRLEEKAGVNKTIDIKVGLSKTFHEQAPELVSVLEKVNIPIDLLNQNLARMTKDRIESPKLAKIFLKEHPEVWHQWVSEDAAKKVEASL from the coding sequence ATGAAATCCAAAAAGGCCCTGCTATCCACACTGCTGACCGCAGGCTTGTTCGCCAGTGGTGCCAGCCAGGCAGCGGGATGGTGTGAGTCTGGCAAACCGGTGAAATTCGCCGGTCTGAACTGGGAAAGCGCCATGCTGCTGACCGACGTCCTGCAAGTGGTGTTGAACAAGGGTTACGGCTGCGAAACCGACAGCCTGCCCGGCAACTCCATCACCATGGAAAACGCCCTGAGCACCAACGACATTCAGATCTTCGCGGAAGAGTGGGTAGGCCGCAGCGAAGTGTGGAACAAGGCCGAAGCCGCCGGGAAAGTGGTGGGTGTCGGCGCGCCGGTCAAAGGTGCCGTAGAAGGCTGGTACGTGCCGCGCTACGTGATCGAAGGCGACGCCAAGCGCAAGCAGGAAGCCAAGGCGCCGGACCTGAAAACGATTGCCGATCTGGGTAGATACGCAGCGGTCTTCAAGGACGCCGAAGAGCCGGACAAGGGCCGTTTCTACAACTGCCCGGCCGGCTGGACCTGTGAGCTGGAAAACAGCGAGATGCTGAAAAGCTACGGCCTGGAAGGCAAGTACACCAACTTCCGCCCTGGCACCGGCCCGGCGCTGGATGCGGCGATTCTGTCGAGCTACAAGCGTGGCGAGCCAATCCTGGCGTACTACTGGTCGCCGACGCCGCTGATGGGCCAAGTGGACATGGTGCGTCTGGAAGAAAAAGCGGGCGTGAACAAGACCATCGACATCAAGGTCGGCCTGTCCAAGACCTTCCACGAGCAGGCGCCCGAGCTGGTGTCGGTGCTGGAAAAGGTGAACATCCCGATCGACCTGCTGAACCAGAACCTGGCCCGTATGACCAAGGATCGCATCGAGTCGCCAAAGCTGGCGAAGATCTTCCTCAAGGAACATCCTGAGGTCTGGCACCAGTGGGTCAGCGAAGACGCTGCCAAGAAGGTAGAGGCTTCGTTGTAA
- a CDS encoding proline/glycine betaine ABC transporter permease — protein sequence MFPESFTFSIADWVNDWVDKLVTNYGDVFRHISDTLLWAIVKLEGLLRVAPWWVLLAIVGLIAWHATRKFTTTAVVVGLLFLVGAVGLWDKLMQTLALMLVATFISVLIGVPLGILSARSNRLRSVLMPLLDIMQTMPSFVYLIPVLMLFGLGKVPAIFATVIYAAPPLIRLTDLGIRQVDGEVMEAINAFGANRWQQLFGVQLPLALPSIMAGINQTTMMALSMVVIASMIGARGLGEDVLVGIQTLNVGRGLEAGLAIVILAVVIDRITQAYGRPRHEASK from the coding sequence ATGTTCCCCGAAAGCTTCACGTTCTCCATCGCCGACTGGGTCAATGACTGGGTCGACAAACTGGTCACCAACTACGGCGACGTGTTCCGGCACATCTCCGACACGCTGCTGTGGGCCATCGTCAAACTCGAAGGCCTCCTGCGCGTGGCGCCGTGGTGGGTGTTGCTGGCCATCGTCGGCCTCATCGCCTGGCACGCCACGCGCAAATTCACCACCACGGCGGTCGTGGTCGGTCTGCTGTTCCTGGTTGGCGCGGTCGGCCTGTGGGACAAGTTGATGCAGACCCTCGCGCTGATGCTGGTCGCCACGTTCATCTCGGTGCTGATCGGCGTGCCGCTGGGGATTCTCTCCGCGCGCAGCAATCGCCTGCGTTCGGTGTTGATGCCGTTGCTCGACATCATGCAGACCATGCCGAGCTTCGTGTACCTGATCCCGGTGCTGATGCTGTTCGGTCTGGGCAAGGTCCCGGCGATTTTCGCGACCGTGATCTACGCCGCGCCGCCGCTGATTCGCCTGACCGACCTCGGCATCCGTCAGGTCGATGGCGAAGTGATGGAAGCAATCAACGCGTTCGGCGCCAACCGCTGGCAGCAACTGTTCGGCGTGCAACTGCCGCTGGCCCTGCCGAGCATCATGGCCGGGATCAACCAGACCACCATGATGGCCCTGTCGATGGTGGTGATCGCCTCGATGATCGGCGCCCGAGGTCTGGGCGAAGACGTGCTGGTGGGCATTCAGACGCTCAACGTCGGTCGCGGCCTGGAAGCGGGTCTGGCCATCGTCATCCTGGCGGTCGTGATCGACCGTATCACGCAGGCCTATGGCCGCCCACGGCATGAGGCGAGCAAGTGA
- a CDS encoding cytosine permease, producing the protein MAVPDDRVAPASVIERRSIDYIPDAERHGRLFSQFTLWLGANLQITAIVTGALAVVLGGDVFWSLIGLFIGQLLGGGVMALHAAQGPKLGLPQMISSRVQFGVYGAVIPLVLVCLMYIGFSASGSLLAGQAVAQLIQVPDWQGIVLFAAAIVVLTIFGYRVIHMIGRVASIIGVIAFVYLFGALLAGNDVGALLGNKHFSLSSFLLAISLSASWQIAFGPYVADYSRYLPRSTSASKTFWAVGLGSVIGAQASMVFGVFAAALAGKNFAHHEVSYIVGLGGTGAVAAALYFSIAFGKVTITTLNAYGSFMSIATIVSGFRGNRHISSALRLTYIFAMVGIATALALLGKDSFLKDFSAFILFLLAFFTPWSAINLVDFYCITKERYDIPALSNPDGRYGRWNWVGISIYVIGVLIQMPFISTHFYTGPLVASLDDTDISWIIGLVVPAVLYYVAARKWPGKIADRLILPTEDGMPQTRENAAPTQAAVN; encoded by the coding sequence ATGGCTGTTCCAGATGATCGTGTTGCACCAGCTTCGGTGATCGAAAGGCGTTCGATCGACTACATCCCTGACGCGGAAAGACATGGCCGTCTGTTCAGTCAATTCACCCTCTGGCTGGGTGCGAATCTGCAAATCACCGCCATCGTCACCGGGGCCTTGGCCGTGGTGCTGGGCGGCGACGTGTTCTGGTCGTTGATCGGCCTGTTCATCGGTCAACTGCTGGGCGGTGGCGTGATGGCGCTGCACGCGGCGCAAGGTCCGAAACTGGGTCTGCCACAGATGATTTCCAGTCGGGTGCAGTTCGGCGTCTACGGGGCCGTAATCCCGTTGGTGCTGGTGTGCCTGATGTACATCGGCTTCTCCGCCAGCGGCTCGTTGCTGGCCGGGCAAGCCGTCGCTCAACTGATTCAGGTCCCCGACTGGCAAGGCATTGTGCTGTTCGCCGCCGCCATCGTCGTCCTGACCATCTTCGGCTACCGGGTCATCCACATGATCGGCCGGGTCGCCAGCATCATCGGCGTGATCGCTTTCGTTTATCTGTTTGGCGCGCTGCTGGCGGGCAACGACGTCGGCGCGCTGCTGGGCAACAAACACTTCTCGCTGAGCAGCTTCCTTTTGGCGATTTCCCTGTCGGCCTCGTGGCAGATCGCGTTTGGCCCGTACGTCGCGGACTACTCGCGCTACCTGCCGCGCAGCACGTCGGCGAGCAAGACATTCTGGGCCGTCGGCCTGGGTTCGGTGATCGGCGCGCAAGCGTCGATGGTGTTCGGCGTGTTCGCGGCAGCACTGGCGGGCAAGAACTTCGCTCATCACGAAGTCTCGTACATCGTCGGCCTCGGCGGCACCGGTGCTGTGGCCGCCGCGCTGTACTTCAGCATCGCGTTCGGCAAGGTGACGATCACCACGCTCAACGCCTACGGCAGCTTCATGTCGATCGCGACCATCGTCAGCGGTTTTCGCGGCAATCGCCACATCTCCAGCGCGCTGCGCCTGACGTACATCTTCGCGATGGTCGGCATCGCCACCGCGCTGGCGCTGCTGGGCAAGGACTCGTTCCTCAAGGATTTCTCGGCGTTCATCCTGTTCCTGCTGGCGTTTTTCACGCCGTGGAGCGCGATCAACCTGGTGGACTTCTACTGCATCACCAAAGAGCGTTACGACATCCCTGCCCTGTCCAACCCGGACGGTCGTTATGGCCGCTGGAACTGGGTCGGCATCAGCATCTACGTGATCGGCGTGCTGATTCAGATGCCGTTCATCTCGACCCATTTCTACACCGGGCCGCTGGTGGCCAGCCTTGATGACACCGACATCTCGTGGATCATCGGTCTGGTGGTGCCTGCGGTGCTGTATTACGTCGCCGCGCGGAAATGGCCCGGCAAGATCGCCGACCGCCTGATTCTGCCGACCGAAGACGGGATGCCTCAAACACGCGAAAACGCAGCACCGACGCAGGCTGCGGTGAACTGA